One stretch of Streptomyces sp. NBC_01142 DNA includes these proteins:
- a CDS encoding MarP family serine protease has protein sequence MNVLDILLLLAAVWFAIVGYRQGFVVGILSVIGFLGGGLVAVYLLPVIWGWLTDDSDVSSTAAVVAVVIVIVCASVGQAFTTHLGNKLRRYITWSPARALDATGGALVNVVAMLLVAWLIGSALAGTSLPTLGKEVRNSKVLLGVSRVMPTQASTWFTDFSSVLAQNGFPQVFSPFANEPITEVQAPDPALVGSPVAARAQQSIVKVVGTAQSCSKVLEGTGFVFSDRRVMTNAHVVGGVDEPTVQVGGEGRLYDAKVVLYDWQRDIAVLDVPDLKARPLQFADADARSGNSAIVAGFPENGSYDVRSARVRGRINANGPDIYHRGTVRRDVYSLFATVRQGNSGGPLLTTDGKVYGVIFARSLDDADTGYALTADEIREDITRGLAANQQVDSQACAL, from the coding sequence GTGAACGTGCTGGACATCCTGTTGCTGCTCGCCGCCGTATGGTTCGCGATCGTCGGCTACCGCCAGGGTTTTGTCGTCGGCATTCTGTCGGTGATCGGCTTTCTCGGTGGCGGTCTCGTCGCGGTCTACCTGCTCCCCGTGATCTGGGGCTGGCTGACGGACGACTCGGACGTGTCCTCCACGGCCGCGGTCGTCGCCGTCGTGATCGTGATCGTGTGTGCTTCGGTCGGCCAGGCCTTCACCACCCACCTGGGCAACAAACTGCGCCGGTACATCACCTGGTCACCCGCCCGCGCTCTGGACGCAACGGGCGGCGCGCTGGTCAATGTGGTCGCGATGCTGCTGGTCGCCTGGCTGATCGGCTCCGCCCTCGCCGGCACCTCCCTGCCCACGCTCGGCAAGGAGGTCCGCAACTCCAAGGTCCTGCTCGGGGTCTCCCGGGTGATGCCCACTCAGGCCTCCACCTGGTTCACGGACTTCTCCTCCGTCCTTGCCCAGAACGGCTTCCCGCAGGTCTTCAGCCCGTTCGCCAACGAACCCATCACCGAGGTCCAGGCGCCGGACCCGGCGCTCGTGGGCAGCCCGGTCGCAGCCCGCGCCCAGCAGTCCATCGTCAAGGTCGTCGGTACGGCCCAGAGCTGCAGCAAGGTCCTGGAAGGCACCGGGTTCGTCTTCTCCGATCGCCGGGTGATGACCAACGCCCATGTCGTCGGCGGCGTCGACGAGCCGACCGTGCAGGTAGGCGGCGAGGGCAGGCTCTACGACGCGAAGGTCGTGCTCTACGACTGGCAGCGCGACATCGCCGTGCTGGACGTGCCCGATCTCAAGGCGCGGCCGCTCCAGTTCGCCGACGCCGACGCGCGCAGCGGCAACAGCGCGATCGTCGCGGGCTTCCCGGAGAACGGCTCGTACGACGTGCGCTCGGCCCGCGTCCGTGGCCGCATCAACGCCAACGGCCCGGACATCTACCACCGCGGCACCGTGCGCCGCGATGTGTACTCCCTGTTCGCGACGGTGCGTCAGGGCAACTCAGGCGGCCCGCTGCTCACCACGGACGGCAAGGTCTACGGCGTCATCTTCG